The following coding sequences are from one Panicum hallii strain FIL2 chromosome 5, PHallii_v3.1, whole genome shotgun sequence window:
- the LOC112893245 gene encoding uncharacterized protein LOC112893245 isoform X1, with the protein MEPKGGPGQKPIEEAMDSLKIDASTKASNVNLPAKKDASSSDAVSCISSGDAASTVKESEMNQEASTGDQGMYYYGYYYPGSYGGWDENGYFVGYNGLEMHPAVVQGDNGSYLCYLPGYENGYASYSPVVPGGVTSADGQYVSKEPYYSTAIPMPDPSTPGIFAQPIAYGPELVPAYSWDPSFVLLDGVQGRPVGVHQTNYAARPKYSSNKHGVASSKAVRSAKAAPETIKGSSSALEPLPNAANSNPLSKGANKASGASITKGYLPSSKFVTHSNNQGKSSVYQNKGINVKESGRSWTNNDKLKTRSKLNGHGDSDISNENSHADDSRHSLSPRGDVVGLSSTGDANNTMPSPVTISKNAYNLPDFVTKYEQALFFVIKSYSEDDIHKSIKYNVWASTPNGNKRLDNAYRLAQERMAEKGTKCPVFLFFSVNASGQFCGVAEMVGPVDFNRNMNFWQQDKWNGFFSVKWHIIKDVPNPQFRHIILENNENKPVTNSRDTQEVKFLQGTEMLNIFKNFSCKTSILDDFDFYENRQKVMQDRRGKPLTTSFDHTLAKAEISAEIKRQRQLISGTQIDRTKSNEGQGTNVGMVPDTTKKNEEQSD; encoded by the exons ATGGAGCCCAAGGGCGGGCCCGGGCAGAAGC CTATCGAAGAAGCAATGGACAGCTTGAAGATTGATGCTAGCACGAAGGCAAGCAATGTCAACTTG CCTGCTAAGAAAGACGCAAGTTCTTCTGATGCAGTATCTTGCATTTCCTCGGGCGATGCAGCTAGTACTGTGAAGGAAAGTGAAATGAACCAAGAAGCTTCTACTGGGGACCAAGGGATGTATTACTACGGATATTACTATCCTG GCTCATATGGAGGATGGGATGAAAATGGCTACTTTGTTGGTTATAATGGCCTAGAGATGCACCCAGCA GTGGTTCAAGGTGATAACGGGTCATATTTGTGCTATCTCCCTGGGTATGAAAATGGATATGCTTCTTATAGTCCGGTTGTTCCTGGTGGCGTTACTAGTGCGGATGGTCAATATGTCAGCAAAGAGCCATATTACTCCACTGCAATTCCAATGCCAGATCCCAGCACACCTGGCATTTTTGCTCAACCAATTGCTTATGGACCTGAACTAGTCCCTGCATACTCATGGGACCCTTCTTTTGTTCTTCTGGATGGGGTTCAGGGACGTCCAGTTGGTGTGCATCAAACAAATTATGCTGCAAGACCAAAGTATTCTTCTAATAAGCATGGCGTTGCTTCTTCCAAAGCTGTCCGCAGTGCAAAAGCTGCTCCAGAAACTATCAAAGGATCGTCATCGGCTCTAGAACCTTTACCAAATGCTGCTAATAGCAACCCATTATCAAAGGGTGCAAATAAG GCATCTGGTGCTTCCATAACAAAAGGATATCTTCCATCTAGCAAGTTTGTGACACATAGTAATAACCAAGGAAAAAGCAGTGTTTATCAAAACAAAGGCATCAATGTGAAAGAAAGTGGTAGAAGCTGGACCAACAATGACAAGCTTAAGACAAGAAGTAAGCTAAATGGACATGGTGATTCTGACATATCTAATGAGAATAGCCACGCTGATGACTCAAGACACAGTTTAAGCCCTCGAGGTGATGTTGTTGGATTGTCAAGTACTGGAGATGCTAACAATACCATGCCTTCACCTGTCACGATAAGCAAAAATGCATATAATCTTCCAGATTTTGTCACGAAGTATGAGCAAGCTCTATTCTTTGTAATTAAATCTTACAGCGAAGATGATATTCACAAGAGTATCAAGTACAATGTCTGGGCAAGTACTCCTAATGGAAATAAAAGGCTTGACAATGCCTATAGACTTGCACAGGAAAGGATGGCAGAAAAAGGAACCAAATGTCctgttttcctttttttctct GTTAATGCAAGTGGTCAGTTCTGTGGTGTGGCTGAGATGGTTGGTCCAGTAGATTTTAACAGGAACATGAACTTCTGGCAACAGGACAAGTGGAATGGTTTCTTTTCAGTAAAATGGCACATTATCAAGGATGTGCCTAATCCACAATTTCGCCACATAATTTTGGAGAATAATGAGAACAAACCTGTGACAAATAGCAGGGACACACAAGAG GTCAAATTTCTACAAGGTACAGAGATGCTGAACATTTTCAAGAACTTCTCGTGTAAAACATCAATATTGGACGACTTTGACTTCTACGAGAATCGGCAGAAAGTAATGCAGGACAGAAGGGGCAAGCCACTCACTACATCTTTTGATCACACATTG GCAAAAGCTGAAATATCTGCAGAAATTAAAAGGCAAAGACAATTGATAAGTGGCACACAGATTGATAGAACTAAGAGTAATGAGGGGCAGGGCACTAATGTTGGTATGGTACCTGATACAACCAAGAAAAATGAGGAGCAGAGTGATTAG
- the LOC112893245 gene encoding YTH domain-containing protein 1 isoform X2 → MNQEASTGDQGMYYYGYYYPGSYGGWDENGYFVGYNGLEMHPAVVQGDNGSYLCYLPGYENGYASYSPVVPGGVTSADGQYVSKEPYYSTAIPMPDPSTPGIFAQPIAYGPELVPAYSWDPSFVLLDGVQGRPVGVHQTNYAARPKYSSNKHGVASSKAVRSAKAAPETIKGSSSALEPLPNAANSNPLSKGANKASGASITKGYLPSSKFVTHSNNQGKSSVYQNKGINVKESGRSWTNNDKLKTRSKLNGHGDSDISNENSHADDSRHSLSPRGDVVGLSSTGDANNTMPSPVTISKNAYNLPDFVTKYEQALFFVIKSYSEDDIHKSIKYNVWASTPNGNKRLDNAYRLAQERMAEKGTKCPVFLFFSVNASGQFCGVAEMVGPVDFNRNMNFWQQDKWNGFFSVKWHIIKDVPNPQFRHIILENNENKPVTNSRDTQEVKFLQGTEMLNIFKNFSCKTSILDDFDFYENRQKVMQDRRGKPLTTSFDHTLAKAEISAEIKRQRQLISGTQIDRTKSNEGQGTNVGMVPDTTKKNEEQSD, encoded by the exons ATGAACCAAGAAGCTTCTACTGGGGACCAAGGGATGTATTACTACGGATATTACTATCCTG GCTCATATGGAGGATGGGATGAAAATGGCTACTTTGTTGGTTATAATGGCCTAGAGATGCACCCAGCA GTGGTTCAAGGTGATAACGGGTCATATTTGTGCTATCTCCCTGGGTATGAAAATGGATATGCTTCTTATAGTCCGGTTGTTCCTGGTGGCGTTACTAGTGCGGATGGTCAATATGTCAGCAAAGAGCCATATTACTCCACTGCAATTCCAATGCCAGATCCCAGCACACCTGGCATTTTTGCTCAACCAATTGCTTATGGACCTGAACTAGTCCCTGCATACTCATGGGACCCTTCTTTTGTTCTTCTGGATGGGGTTCAGGGACGTCCAGTTGGTGTGCATCAAACAAATTATGCTGCAAGACCAAAGTATTCTTCTAATAAGCATGGCGTTGCTTCTTCCAAAGCTGTCCGCAGTGCAAAAGCTGCTCCAGAAACTATCAAAGGATCGTCATCGGCTCTAGAACCTTTACCAAATGCTGCTAATAGCAACCCATTATCAAAGGGTGCAAATAAG GCATCTGGTGCTTCCATAACAAAAGGATATCTTCCATCTAGCAAGTTTGTGACACATAGTAATAACCAAGGAAAAAGCAGTGTTTATCAAAACAAAGGCATCAATGTGAAAGAAAGTGGTAGAAGCTGGACCAACAATGACAAGCTTAAGACAAGAAGTAAGCTAAATGGACATGGTGATTCTGACATATCTAATGAGAATAGCCACGCTGATGACTCAAGACACAGTTTAAGCCCTCGAGGTGATGTTGTTGGATTGTCAAGTACTGGAGATGCTAACAATACCATGCCTTCACCTGTCACGATAAGCAAAAATGCATATAATCTTCCAGATTTTGTCACGAAGTATGAGCAAGCTCTATTCTTTGTAATTAAATCTTACAGCGAAGATGATATTCACAAGAGTATCAAGTACAATGTCTGGGCAAGTACTCCTAATGGAAATAAAAGGCTTGACAATGCCTATAGACTTGCACAGGAAAGGATGGCAGAAAAAGGAACCAAATGTCctgttttcctttttttctct GTTAATGCAAGTGGTCAGTTCTGTGGTGTGGCTGAGATGGTTGGTCCAGTAGATTTTAACAGGAACATGAACTTCTGGCAACAGGACAAGTGGAATGGTTTCTTTTCAGTAAAATGGCACATTATCAAGGATGTGCCTAATCCACAATTTCGCCACATAATTTTGGAGAATAATGAGAACAAACCTGTGACAAATAGCAGGGACACACAAGAG GTCAAATTTCTACAAGGTACAGAGATGCTGAACATTTTCAAGAACTTCTCGTGTAAAACATCAATATTGGACGACTTTGACTTCTACGAGAATCGGCAGAAAGTAATGCAGGACAGAAGGGGCAAGCCACTCACTACATCTTTTGATCACACATTG GCAAAAGCTGAAATATCTGCAGAAATTAAAAGGCAAAGACAATTGATAAGTGGCACACAGATTGATAGAACTAAGAGTAATGAGGGGCAGGGCACTAATGTTGGTATGGTACCTGATACAACCAAGAAAAATGAGGAGCAGAGTGATTAG